A single region of the Mercenaria mercenaria strain notata chromosome 6, MADL_Memer_1, whole genome shotgun sequence genome encodes:
- the LOC123549641 gene encoding linear primary-alkylsulfatase-like, with product MNTLGYIVGIALISVAIYYGINAWKSREREAYKNKIRRGLETLDEIKEHAKEFNQKSIVKVTDNIYMAIGYALANSIMIIGPDGIIIVDVTESYDSAKEIFAEFRKITNKPVTDIIYTHNHADHTYGAKAFVEDENNRPNIWAHRSILKALALNFNGPNVAHYVRAMRQFGVFLPELSAGIGFKLNIGKEGMTTGFLYPNKFIDGEELDISLAGIPIKILHIPGETDDQIGVWVPKQKAFLCADDLYKAFPNLYAIRGTKSRELMQWVNSLDKMIELEPEKLVPSHTRPVIGREEIMKLLIEYRDAIQYVHDQSVRLINYGYHPDEIGNIVQLPKQLLANPFLKEFYGTVKWSAKSVFIDYEGWFSGDPVDLDPLTRSEKAERMVKLIGTEKIVKSAKDALNSGDFQWALELSAYVLRADPGHRDAKDIKIESLTALGSRQTSVNGRNYYLTSALEEATDLKFKASKETKEALVREFPIDYVISAFSVLFKPEDCSDKNETLYIELDEPPSHHFIQFRNGVAIVKNKAPKQWDIKLKTSETVWKDVILQNRNTLAAIATGEILIEGGTLALNSFMGCFDKDITFVA from the exons ATGAACACACTAGGATATATTGTTGGGATTGCCCTTATTTCTGTTGCTATTTATTATGGGATTAATGCATGGAAATCGCGCGAGAGAGAAgcttacaaaaataaaatcagacGTGGACTTGAAACTCTGGATGAGATTAAAGAACACGCCAAAGAGTTTAACCAGAAAAGTATTGTAAAG GTAACGGACAACATTTACATGGCCATTGGTTACGCTTTAGCGAATTCCATCATGATAATAGGTCCTGACGGTATCATCATTGTTGACGTCACGGAAAGTTACGATTCTGCTAAGGAGATCTTCGCCGAGTTCCGGAAAATCACGAATAAACCAGTCACAGATATCATCTATACTCACAACCATGCTGACCATACATATGGAGCGAAG GCTTTTGTGGAAGACGAAAACAACCGCCCGAACATATGGGCTCACAGATCAATTCTGAAAGCACTGGCATTGAACTTTAATGGTCCAAATGTTGCACATTACGTACGTGCGATGAGGCAGTTTGGCGTTTTTCTTCCGGAGTTATCCGCTGGGATTGGGTTTAAGCTAAATATTGGAAAAGAAGGAATGACCACCGGTTTCCTATATCCCAACAAGTTTATTGATGGAGAGGAGTTAGATATCAGTTTGGCAG GAATACCAATCAAAATCCTCCATATACCTGGTGAAACAGATGACCAGATTGGAGTTTGGGTCCCTAAACAAAAAGCATTCCTCTGTGCCGATGATCTATACAAGGCTTTTCCGAACCTTTACGCCATACGTGGAACGAAATCACGAGAACTTATGCAGTGGGTTAATTCACTTGACAAAATGATAGAACTGGAACCGGAAAAGTTAGTCCCTAGCCATACAAGACCTGTTATTGGGCGAGAAGAAATTATGAAACTCCTTATTGAATACAGAGACGCTATACAGTATGTCCATGACCAGTCTGTTAGGTTGATCAACTACGGCTATCATCCAGATGAAATTGGTAACATTGTGCAGTTACCAAAACAGCTCTTAGCGAATCCTTTTCTGAAAGAATTTTACGGAACAGTAAAATGGTCGGCTAAATCGGTTTTCATTGATTACGAGGGCTGGTTTAGTGGTGACCCGGTTGACCTTGATCCACTAACTCGGAGTGAAAAGGCAGAAAGAATGGTTAAATTAATTGGCACCGAAAAGATTGTTAAGAGTGCCAAAGACGCTTTAAATTCTGGAGATTTTCAGTGGGCGCTTGAACTCTCTGCTTATGTACTAAGAGCTGATCCAGGTCACAGAGACGCAAAAGACATAAAAATTGAATCGCTAACTGCACTTGGATCACGACAAACAAGTGTCAACGGTAGAAATTATTATCTTACTTCAGCTCTGGAAGAAGCTACCGATCTGAAGTTCAAAGCTTCCAAAGAAACGAAAGAAGCTCTTGTAAGAGAATTTCCTATCGACTATGTCATTTCGGCTTTCTCTGTATTATTCAAACCGGAAGACTGCTCAgacaaaaatgaaactttatacattgaACTGGATGAGCCACCGTCCcatcattttattcaatttcgAAACGGTGTAGCAATTGTTAAGAACAAGGCGCCTAAACAATGGgatataaagttaaaaacatcTGAAACTGTTTGGAAAGACGTTATATTGCAAAATCGAAATACTTTAGCAGCGATAGCAACAGGGGAAATACTTATAGAAGGTGGTACACTGGCACTAAATTCCTTTATGGGCTGCTTCGATAAAGACATAACTTTTGTtgcttaa